GCATTGGTGGGTGCAGCGCGTCAGCGCCGCGGCGCTGGTGCTGCTCGGGCTGTGGTTCGCGATCGCAGTCGCGGGCCTCGACGATTTCGAGTACGGCACCGTCGTGGCCTGGATTCGCGAGCCCGGGACGAGCGTGCTCTTGATCCTGACGGCCCTCACCGCGCTCTATCACTCCCGTCTCGGCGTGCAGGTCGTGATCGAGGACTACGTGCACGACAATGCGGCCAAGGTCGTGCTGCTCACGCTGTCGACCTTCGTGCACGCGGCGTTCGCCGTCGTCAGCCTGTTTGCGATTCTGAAGATCGCGTTCGGATCCGCGCAATGATCAAGGACTACGAGTTCATCGATCACACTTACGACGTGGTCGTCGTCGGCGCCGGCGGAGCGGGGTTGCGCGCCACGCTCGGGCTCGCGGAGCGAGGG
This genomic window from Gammaproteobacteria bacterium contains:
- the sdhD gene encoding succinate dehydrogenase, hydrophobic membrane anchor protein — protein: MNLVTPLNRVLGLGSAKGGAEHWWVQRVSAAALVLLGLWFAIAVAGLDDFEYGTVVAWIREPGTSVLLILTALTALYHSRLGVQVVIEDYVHDNAAKVVLLTLSTFVHAAFAVVSLFAILKIAFGSAQ